The Dreissena polymorpha isolate Duluth1 chromosome 10, UMN_Dpol_1.0, whole genome shotgun sequence genome includes a region encoding these proteins:
- the LOC127847963 gene encoding uncharacterized protein LOC127847963, translated as MDASTVLSATGTCIHILSAVAAFSCITMAISVAPDGTITPYNSSADQHEHSDASSGLGLNIGLGVGFGLLTIAIFVGAGSFYYRRKYVAQRNNEDFNPASIHLDEFYGSLNTTEFANSHTTLS; from the exons ATGGATGCTAGCACAGTTCTTTCTGCAACTGGGacttgtatacatatattgtCAG CCGTCGCAGCGTTTTCTTGCATAACAATGGCAATATCGGTCGCTCCGGATGGAACAATCACGCCGTATAACTCCTCCGCAGATCAACATGAACATTCTGATGCTTCCTCTG GGCTAGGGTTAAATATTGGACTCGGCGTTGGCTTTGGACTCTTGACAATCGCAATCTTTGTTGGCGCCGGTTCGTTCTACTATCGAAG aAAATATGTCGCTCAACGAAACAATGAAGACTTCAACCCGGCCTCCATTCACTTGGATGAATTTTATGGATCGCTGAACACGACGGAGTTTGCGAATTCGCATACGACACTATCTTAG